Genomic window (Oncorhynchus mykiss isolate Arlee chromosome 28, USDA_OmykA_1.1, whole genome shotgun sequence):
cagataacctggcctccacaatcacccgacctcaacccaattgagatggtttggcatgagttggaccgcggagggaaggaaaagcagccaacaagtgctcagcatatgtgggaactccttcaagactgtggaaaagctaaatcaaaatcaaatcaaatttatttatatagcccttcgtacatcagctgatatctcaaagtgctgtacagaaacccagcctaaaaccccaaacagcaagcaatgcaggtgtagaagcacggtggctaggaaaaactccctagcaaggccaaaacctaggaagaaacctagagaggaaccaggctatgtggggtggccagtcctcttctggctgtgccgggtggagattataacaaaacatggtcaagatgttcaaatgttcataaatgaccagcatggtcgaataataataaggcagaacagttgaaactggagcagcagcagagtcaggtggactggggacatcaaggagtcatcatgtcaggtattcctggggcatggtcctagggctcaggtcctccgagagagagaaagaaagagagaattagagagagcatatgtgggatggccagtcctcttctgcattccaggtgactacctcatgaagctggttgagagaaaacCCAGAGGCAATTTTTAAACGAGGgataatctacttgagaaccattttgAATTAAAGTAAAACTTTTGTGTAAGTAAAGCTTTTCGAGGTTTAGTGCTTTTCTATTTAATCTCAGCCCACCCAGTTCATATTCttcggcatacatggacacctttttATTTTCAAGCcctggatttctaatcctctgtTATTTGATCTGCTTTTAATAGCTAGCGTTTCCATGGCTATAGCGAATTCATATGGTGACAGTGGGCACTCTATGTTTAACTCCTCGAGACGGTTCAAAACTCTCAGAagtatttactattttacatctgGGATTACTATACATTACTTGTACCCATTGAATAAGAGACTCACTGAAATGaaaaaaatccaggcatttatatatataaaatccagtcttactttatcaaaggccttttcaaaattgctataaataccaggcctggcttCTTTAGAAGTTTCATGTTGTGCTGTTATTTCTTGTAGTTGtcatatattatctccaatgtatcgttcATGTAGAAAAAAACTGATCAGGATGAACATTGCCTGGTAAAACCttttttaattctgagtgctatgcattaCGCTAGtgttttgcatcacaacattgaagagGTCTcccagtttttttttcttctttttttctcccCGATGGGCTGGGTCTTTGTATTTGACATCTGGgatcttgttttaataatagtgaaatcagaccttcctgctggTTAGGTCTTTATGATATCATGATGTGGCTAAGTGAGGACGGCGTGAGTGTGGAATCACCACGGTCGCCGAGTTCATTGACCGGATCACATGACATATACGGTTGAAATAAGAAAAGGGAACTCTGTCTCTCCAGCAGACCAAACGTTGATGGATCAGGTGTTCATCATATCGCCAGTATCACAGACAGCCTGTGGGGATTTGTTTTTTGGGAGCTCAATCCCAGAGCATGGGAATACAAACAAGCCACAATGAGCATGTGGGTTCCCTCTGTTTTGCATTATGTATCAGACAATGGTTTTGAAATGCAGGCGGAGTAGACTATACATTTTTGCCCCTGCTTGCTCCATATCCACCACACCCTCCCAGGGCTGCACAGCATGTGATGGGAGCTGAAGTTCAGCAAATGCTCTGGGGCCCTTAGATTTCCATTGGAGGGTACAAAGGCTATGAGTTTTTatagcatatacagtggggcattTCCCAAGATGAGGCTCAAGTCAACTTGTGCATgcaaacagatacacacagttGAGAATAGACTGGCAGTTTAATGGAGTTAGTTGTTAAACGTAATGCCCTGCATGCATGGCCATGACTGACTATTGCCCCATATGTGACAAATCAAACTGTCCAATTAACATGGTGAGCCAATACAGTTTCTCGGGGTAGGAGAGGGTGGTGTAAGGTCAACCTCCAATTCCCTCCATCTGAGCACCCTATTTTCATCATCACCAGCAGCGGAGAGGCCCTGTTACCCAGGGGGCCAAGGGAGACCAAGAGGGAATGTGAGATAGGGAAAGAGGGGGCGAGGGCAAACAAGTTTGTGAACACACAGTAACCCAATATGACTCCATTGTATCAGATCTGTAAGCTTTCCTGGACCTCGGCATCACTGCAGACTTGTTGTCTGTAGAACTACTTGAGGGCCAACCCTGCCTGAGATCTAAAAGCTTGTATTTAACCCGAGAGCTAACATGTCTTCAGTTGCGCAGACGGTCAGGGTCAAATACCCACAAACACTTTCAGGCTATGCCCTACACCCCAAACCCCCAGTACCctattctgccacctctggtctcttgaccCACCCACCCCTAACGGAgggcagctcccactcagcccagtcaaagctcctctctgtcctggcaccccaatggtggaaccagcttccctcTGAACTTATGACActtttgtgtgtatttatgtattttttgcTAATATTTGATGCACATGCTGCTATTTCCCTGTTTTGCCTCATTGTCAGGTCGCTCCCCTAAAATAGGTTATTAACCTCAATTGTTCTTACCtgatttaaataaaggtaataaaaaaATCCCACAGAACAAGCCCCCACCCTCTCCCCACTAGCATTGACTgtgctgatagctactttgaggaaaaatgtacttactatgaccgagacatgtggttgtcccacctagctattttaagatgaatgcactaactgtaagttgctctgaataagagcatcagctaaatgacaaaaaatgaAATGTAAAATGAAATTGGGTTGGATTTAAACACCAGATTCGGGATAGGAGTTTGTTTTTGTCACTAATTCCCTTCTCTTTATTTCAGGGCCTGTCCACTTCAACCCGCCCCCCCATCCTACTCATAATCTTATCTTTTCACACCCCCTGTCTAGTCTGTCTTCTCTTCTTCCTACCCTCCTTTTTCTAGTCCATTGTTTCCCCGATTCCATCTGTCTGGTGGGCTCTTCTCCCTGTCCTCTGGCCTCCAGGATAGATTCTCTCAGGAGTAAGGTTGAGCTGCTGAAGCTGCCTCTGGCCCTGTCCACCAAGTCCATCTCCGAGCTCAAGAGCCAGCTGGGAAGAGTCAGGGAACGAGGGGCGGGGGGAGAGGGGCCTGTCAACCCTGTCCACCGACCCGAGACATGGACAACGAGTCACAGTACTCAGGCTACTCCTACAAGTCGTCTCACTCTCGCAGTTCCCGCAAGCACAGGTACCAGAGGGTCAGTCAGTTAACAAAAAACGCACAAGTGAGCAAGTACATTTGAAACTGTCGTTCCACAAATGTTTTAGTGAAACacttggctcaaacgcatttgtAATATGCACACACATCGATCCATTAGTCGATGGGCACATTGATGAGcaagcacacacaaaacacatgtaCCCCCGGGCCTCGGTTACGCAATGACAGAGGCTTAACACGCTGGACATAACTGTGTGGCTGTCCCGTTTCTTTTATCCAGGGATCGGCGGGACAGACATCGCTCCAAGAGCAGAGATGGCAGCAGCCGTGGGGACAAGTCTGTCACCATCCAGGCCCCCGGGGAGTCGCTATTAGACGCAGAGTCGACCCGGGGCGATGACCGGGTTAGAATCACAACCGTCTCCTCTTCAACCCCTCTACATCTCCGTATTTATTTCTCTCATAATAGGGACATTGTTTTTTCCTGACCTTGTGACTGAACCAGGATCAGGTTATGCGGTCAGAAAAACGTCAGGTCCCGTTAATAATCTTCCCTACCCGTCCAAATCACAACCTCTCTATCCTTTTATATCGCTATAAAGCCCCCCCTCCAATCTCTCCTCCGCGTTTACCtgatgtcctgtctctgtccctgtctgcaGGATGACAACTGGGGCGAGACCACCACCGTGGTCACAGGCACATCAGAACACAGTGTGTCCAACGAGGACCTGACGCGCGTCTCCAAGGAGCTGGAGGAATCGTCTCCTCTGGAATGCAAGCGCTTCCTGGGGCCCGTGCTGGGCGGCTGCCTGGGCCTGTTCGCTCTGTTCACCCCCCTGGCCTTCCTTGTCCTCCCCCAGCTGCTGTGGCGTGAGGCCCTGGAGCCCTGCGGGACGCCCTGCGAGGGTCTCTACGTCTCCCTGGCCTTCAAGCTCCTGGtgctcctcatctcctcctgggCGCTGTTCCTGCACCCGCCGCGCGCCACCCTGCCCCGCTTCTTCGTCTTCCGCTGCCTGCTCATGGTGCTGGTGTTCCTGTTCGTGGCGTCCTATTGGCTGTTCTACGGTGTGCGCGTGCTGGAGCCCCGGGAGAGGGACTACAGAGGCATCGTGGAGTATGCTGCATCACTGGTGGACGCGCTGCTCTTCATCCAGTACCTGGCCCTGGTGCTGCTGGAGGTCAGACACCTGCAGCCTGCCTTCTGCCTCAAGGTGGTGCGCACCACCGACGGAGCTAGTCGCTTCTACAACGTCGGCCACCTCAGGTCAGTGTGTTACGTgttcgtctgtgtgtgtgcactgtgctgTTCACGTAGCCTCATTGCGATGTTGATAGTATTGAAGATGCTTGTGTGTTCCAGTATCCAGAGGGCAGCAGTGTGGGTGCTGGATCAGTACTACAGGGACTTCCCAGTCTACAACCCTGCCCTGCTCAACCTGCCCAAGTCCATCCTCTCCAAGAAGATGTCTGGATTCAAAGTCTACTCACTGGACGGTAAACAgcattccaccccccccccccccccccttatctctCTACCTTACAGTATCTTTCCATTCAGCTGTCCATCAATCCACCCATCTAGTCATTTGTCCACCCACTCATCCaactatcctccctccctcctattaATCCATCCACTGGCTGATGTATTGATCTACAGAGAACAGCACCAATAACTCCACCAGTCAGTCCCGGGCCATGATCGCTGCTGCGGCCCGCAGGAGAGACAACTCCCACAACGAGTACTACTACGAGGAGGCCGAGATGGACCGCAGGTGCCGCAAGCGCAAGGCCAGGTAAGACCGACAACATCCTGTCTCCCTATACATGTCTAATATGCTTTTTAAAGTGATTAGGGAAAGAAGAACCCTGTTAATGTCCCTGTTCTGTTTGTCTCCAGTCAGTCTTGTTGCTATGTACGTTGCTGGGGGATAACCAGTCCCTTTCATAGTGTATTTCAGGCACAGTTATGATGACTGATGCCACTGCCCATTGAGTTCTCCTGTATCATAGTGCGGTTGCTGATGGTAATAATAACACTAACACTGATCATAATGATTTATTGTGGCGCTGTCCAGGTTGGTAGTGGCGGTGGAAGAGGCCTTCACCCACATCAAGCGTCTCCAGGATGATGACCCCGCAGTCTCGTCCCACAAACACCCCCGTGAGGTGATGGACCCCCGGGAGGCGGCTCAGGCCATCTTCGCCCCCATGGCGCGAGCCATGCAGAAGTACCTGAGGACCACGCGCCAGCAGCCCTATCACAGCATGGAGAGCATCCTCACACACCTGCAGTTCTGTATCACCCACAACATGACCCCCAAGGTGAGCAGAATTGATCATGTTCTCTTGGAGTCTATAATATATCATGCTAAAATAGTGTGACTCTGGGTAAAATATTAGAACGGCTTTTGGGATAAATagtagggccgggacgataccagtgttgcaatttatttttttaccatgaCAAAATTTAAAACGCGAAACAGTTTGGTTTTAAAAACCTGCTAAAAGTAAAATATTGTCTGccacagcttggaaaataaatacatgtgactggATGACAGCataattgtatttgttttcaaaCATTAGGACTGTCCTAAAGAAGTCAAATCCGCTCTCCTTGCCACAATACTCAAGTGCATCGCTATACTGGTATCCTCCCAGCCCTAATAAATAGCATGCATTTGATCAGATCTTGAATTCAAATTCTAACTTGTACACAACTACTCATCTTCTCTGTACCCATTCACATGTCTTCCTCATTCAGGTTGATTTTGAAAGGCTGTATTTTATTTTGTCTGTCCAGGCATTCCTGGAGCGTTACGTGAGCCCAGGCCCTACCATGCAGTACCAGCGTGAGACTGGCAGGGGGCGCCAGTGGACTCTAGTGAGCGAGGAGCCGGTAACCTCTGCCCTGCGTCAGGGTCTGGTCTTCTCTCTGCGCCGCCTCGACTTCTCCCTTGTCGTCACGGTGCAGCCCCTCCCCTTCCTGCGTATCGGTGAGGAGTTTATCGACCCCAAGAGCCACAAGTTTGTGATGAGGCTGCAGTCGGAGACCTCTGTGTGAAGGGGGGTCAGTGGAGGCCCCTGATCCTACTGGGATACGCAGGGTGCTAGATCATCATGTACTCTCCTATTGAACCATTGTCATGGATGTTAACAGAATGGGATGAAGCTACGATCTTCCAAAGACAGAAAATGGATGCCTTGACCATGTTTTATGACACTGTAAAATTCCCTTACGGTGTTTCTTGTCTGTAGGCCAACTGTCTCCATCAGTTTCCAAAGGAACTACATTCCTGAGCTTGTTGTAACTGAGACTCTGTGTGTTGTAGAGTCTTATTTCATGTATATGTGGCTCTCATTTAATTTTACACTGGCCTTTTCTTTTTTACACAAAAGTTATCATGATTTGGTAACATTGAATGAGTAAATCATTCCTGCCTTGGGACAGCATTCTTACAATGTTTCTCAGACTGACTTTCCTGAATAACCTGTTGTTCCATGAAGCTGTTTTGAATGGACTTGCCTTGTCTCTATCCTGTGTCCACTGTCCTCCACCCATCTCACTCTGACCAGGGACATGTGATTGTATCCTCACTGCAAGTCGTCTGCTGTCATAGCAAATCACCAGATTGTGCCACATTTGTAAAACATTAAAACAAGCACAGTAACAGCCTTACCCATGTGTGAACTACAAAATGCTGGCCGGTGATCTCTGGCAAAGAACCACTTCTCTGACCACTAAACCTCTCGGTTCGAACCCAGATGTACTGTGACTGGCAGCTTAATGTTGCTACTTAGACAACAGTTTGGTGCAGTTCATCTTCTGAGCCACAATATGACTGCCAATCATTTCTATTCAAGCAGTTAGAACTCTAATACCGTACATTTCTGTGAGAACAACCAATGAAAGTTCACAACTGGTTTGACATAATTGATGATATCATCAATGCTAAAGAGTGTcattccagttttttttttttatgcatgcTAGAATTCTgggtttaaatacattttctataAGGTTGTTTTAGTTTTCTATACATGTTTTTTATTAAGTTATAATTCAATTCAAACAAATGTTTTTACTTTTGGAaaagtggtggtgtgtgtgtgtctgtgtacaaaGATTTGAATGTTTCTTTATTGATAATAGTAGCTTGTATAGTGTGCTCGATGTTTTTACTCCTGTTCTCCCCGTCTCTGCTTTTCTCACATACACAAAGTTGTGATTGTATGAagccctgtctttcattctcTGGTCCTGTTAGGAAAAACAATACTGTAAGCCTACTGACGAGAAGATGATTTTAAAGACGTAATGGGCTCTTGAGTTTTCATTCAGAGAAAGATGTCGAATTGAAAAGTAATGCCGATGGAGTTTAAACTTCTCTTTCTTACCTAAAACACTTTCTACTCGTTCTTTTCTGGCTATTTGTTTTCCACAGCACCCCATTATTCAACATGACCCTCTAGTGACAACATGCTACCACCCTCGCTAGGAAGTCATTTCTTTCTTGGCCATGTTGTGTATGTGCAGTACCAGTCACAAGTTTTGTCACACCTACTCAGtttgtctttatttgtactattttctacattgtagaaaaatagcgaagacatcaaaacgatgaaataacacatggaatcatgtagtaacccccccaaaaaagtgttaaacaaatcaaaatctgttttatatttgagattcttcaaagtagccaccctttttgccttgatgacagctttgcacactcttggcattctctcaaccagcatgtACAACAGGgaaagtaaatgtaattttattaaacattctggcttgtagagaCTATTGTGTCTTTTTTTTTAGGGCGACTTTGGTCACACTGCAAATCCATAGAGTAACCATGGTAACAGTCTGGTTAGTGAAGCATAAACGAAGAGAGGTGAACACCTGACACACTGCCAACTTGACGCACAGCCCGTCTACCTGCCTCTGCCGTAAACAGCGCTAGGAGCTGAATCTTTTTGCTTCAATACACTTCAATTGCACTTTTAAGTGGCACCAGTTCACTCTCATATTTCTAGTCATGAGATTACGAAAAGGAATTATTTCATAACATTAAGAAGCTTGTAGTTCAACGTTGATATTGTGAGGAACTGGTGAATCGAGGGATGAAGTTACCTGTCTGGGACCAGAACCAGTGGGAGGCAGCCTGGTTGGTGTTATGGGGATTTGGTAAGATTTGGGAATGGGTTTTCAACAacaaatatatgtatttatatagcttTTATTGCATACCATGACACTTTGGAAAGGGAGTGGTGGTGACAAGTGCTGAACAACACTCACCATAGAAATCTGGTAGAGTAACATTCTTCTCtggaaaacaaaaaaaacacaggcTATTTTCCTGCATCTTTTGTTTTGATTGATTAGTAATGAGTACATTTTTGTAGCATGTATAGACCCATACCTGTGTTTAAAGTAGGCCTGCTTTGTGGTAAGTGCACTTATtttcagtgtgtttgtgtattaaTGGCCTTAGCATGACTGCCAAACTGCAATGTGGTAAAGGAAAATGTCATAAACAGGAGAAGCAAGTTAAACAGCTTTGTGGCACATACTCTACCTCTGAGTccctgtgtgtatctgtctgtttcCCACTCTCCCCTGTCTGTAAAATAGGTGTAATCATTAACTACAGACTGTCTATCCCCCCCAGACATTTCAAAGACATTTTTGCTCTTGTTTATTATGATTATGCATTACTCTTTCTCACACCCATTATCTCATCCTGTttctccaacacacacaaacacacacactcctctctctctcgcataaagcagtgtgtgtgaggggtgggTTTGTGGAGCCTCCTCCATCCTTTGCATTGCGGTCCTTGACGGAGGGTGAGACGCGGCTGCCCTGTCAGTACCAGGTTCAGGAGGACGAGCAGGTAGTTCAGGTCAGCTGGATCAAGGAGCTACCTGATGGCACCAAGGAACAAATCACCACCGCCCACCGCACAGAGGGACACACAGGTTGGTATCACCATGCCCTCACCAACTCACACATCACGTAATCACTATCATGTTGTTTTCTTGCATTTGTCTACAATGACTGATGTTTACCAGAAACAAATCTGTCTGTGTCTCATTTTTGTATCAGAGTTTGGGCGGTACTCTGGGAGAGTGAGGTTTGAGAGCCGTCGCTCCATGGTGAACTCTGCTCTGCTCATCCTGACCACGGAGGAGTCTGATGAGGGGCAATACATCTGTCACATCAGCACATTCCCCTATGGGAACTTTGAGAGGAAGCTGTCACTCACTGTGTGGAGTAAGACACATTTCTTTAACCATCCTCCTTTTCATCCTAAATGTAAACCAAGTTACTATTTTCATTGTTATAATCATCATAGCCATTTCCACCGAAGGAACTCTCAGTTCTGACTAACCAAAGCCTTACTTAAAAACTCTATTTAACTGTATAAAATGCAATCTAATATACCTCAGATTGACCGTGCCCCTCTACCTCCCTTCCCCCCAGccttccccatctcctc
Coding sequences:
- the LOC110508506 gene encoding vang-like protein 2, which encodes MDNESQYSGYSYKSSHSRSSRKHRDRRDRHRSKSRDGSSRGDKSVTIQAPGESLLDAESTRGDDRDDNWGETTTVVTGTSEHSVSNEDLTRVSKELEESSPLECKRFLGPVLGGCLGLFALFTPLAFLVLPQLLWREALEPCGTPCEGLYVSLAFKLLVLLISSWALFLHPPRATLPRFFVFRCLLMVLVFLFVASYWLFYGVRVLEPRERDYRGIVEYAASLVDALLFIQYLALVLLEVRHLQPAFCLKVVRTTDGASRFYNVGHLSIQRAAVWVLDQYYRDFPVYNPALLNLPKSILSKKMSGFKVYSLDENSTNNSTSQSRAMIAAAARRRDNSHNEYYYEEAEMDRRCRKRKARLVVAVEEAFTHIKRLQDDDPAVSSHKHPREVMDPREAAQAIFAPMARAMQKYLRTTRQQPYHSMESILTHLQFCITHNMTPKAFLERYVSPGPTMQYQRETGRGRQWTLVSEEPVTSALRQGLVFSLRRLDFSLVVTVQPLPFLRIGEEFIDPKSHKFVMRLQSETSV